From Pseudothermotoga thermarum DSM 5069, a single genomic window includes:
- a CDS encoding flagellar brake protein, translated as MTEHAMPVEASSVLRPGMPLIIKYIDKKGDEWDFKSTIHDINFERGIMKIGMPSYKGRFVPIAAGEPIHVTAVAEKVVYTFDSRVINYGRDEQNFLVMYIAFPRTVKRVQRRRYVRIPLVLEGTFKIPGQEEVYRFVTKDFSAGGILMCTKQLLQVGQPILITLDLGSIKLEDQKAQVVRYVGKNDVTGLHEYGVQFLEVPPQLEKALVVYVFQQELKMRKASGRED; from the coding sequence ATGACAGAACACGCCATGCCCGTTGAGGCAAGTTCCGTACTCAGACCTGGTATGCCTTTGATTATAAAGTACATCGACAAAAAGGGTGATGAATGGGATTTCAAAAGCACGATACACGATATAAACTTTGAACGAGGAATAATGAAAATTGGTATGCCTAGTTATAAGGGACGTTTTGTTCCAATTGCAGCTGGAGAACCCATTCATGTCACGGCCGTAGCTGAAAAAGTCGTTTACACTTTCGACAGCAGAGTGATAAATTATGGCAGAGACGAGCAAAACTTTTTGGTGATGTACATAGCGTTCCCAAGGACAGTCAAACGCGTTCAAAGAAGAAGGTACGTCAGAATACCGTTGGTTCTAGAAGGAACGTTTAAAATACCTGGGCAAGAGGAAGTTTATAGATTTGTGACTAAAGATTTCAGTGCCGGTGGCATTTTGATGTGTACAAAGCAGCTTTTACAGGTAGGTCAACCTATTTTGATAACCCTTGACCTTGGCTCAATCAAACTTGAAGATCAAAAAGCCCAAGTGGTTAGATACGTGGGAAAAAATGATGTCACTGGGCTGCACGAATACGGTGTACAATTCTTAGAGGTACCGCCGCAACTTGAGAAAGCCTTGGTTGTTTACGTTTTCCAACAAGAATTGAAGATGAGGAAAGCTTCAGGAAGGGAGGATTGA